A single Microbacterium protaetiae DNA region contains:
- a CDS encoding glycosyltransferase: MSPVPRVSIVIPTFDDQETVAAAVESCLAQTFFDVEIICVDDASTDETARILEQMAERDPRIRLIPQQQNRSAFQARRAGIVAATGEYILFVDGDDELNPHAAEISIAAAQRHDADLVGFGVEVINTESHVVGGYQTRLAPKHQDLRGPEILSNLFPVDQPAQGQLWRYLFRTQLLREVYALLPEDVVLPRVNDLPVMYLAAALASRYVSVPNRLYRYHFGRGGSGRVVDTIERAQFYAKAIDSIDSVRPAVQTIARTSIDPTSLLNNFESVRLSIIGYVCAYLLKHTRSDLQEAVLNDLHARVPPADVVVAAVRFYPECLPALKAHTTQIRLRDRPVQSVLLTTRTVTTGGVSAVLLAQARYLMQAGFRVTIVARRYGSDPGAVPPGASFVEMVGHGLPERLVEWAGICRKHDVDVIVDHQVLYSRDWPEYALVARSLGVASIGWLHNFAGRPIYDLNGLHELLKANAPLLETLVTLSPLDVAFWKLRGVQHSVYVPNPPSPMLLESASKSRPKQLSGRRVELMWWGRLDEHTKQVSQLIEVADQLRKLSVDFHLTVIGPDWADWSAARFNTIVRKRRLDGLVEAVGEMRGQQLIDAIDSADAFVSTSIIEGYQLTIAEAQVRGLPVFMYELPWLTLVQRNDGIVTAPQGDAATLALRIAAVFTSPERYTDLSRASLAAAARELSHDFGRLYEQVVTDTLPPSSLRNRHSPMPNSS, from the coding sequence ATGTCACCCGTACCCCGCGTCTCGATTGTCATCCCCACATTTGATGATCAAGAAACCGTGGCAGCAGCGGTCGAAAGCTGTCTCGCGCAAACCTTCTTTGACGTCGAGATAATCTGCGTCGACGACGCGTCGACCGATGAGACAGCGCGAATCCTCGAGCAGATGGCCGAGCGCGACCCACGCATTCGCCTGATCCCCCAACAACAGAACCGATCCGCATTCCAAGCGCGCCGCGCGGGCATCGTGGCCGCGACGGGGGAATACATCCTGTTCGTCGACGGCGATGATGAACTCAACCCACACGCCGCTGAAATCTCGATCGCTGCCGCACAGCGGCACGATGCCGACCTCGTTGGATTTGGCGTCGAAGTCATTAACACTGAGAGCCATGTTGTCGGCGGCTACCAGACGCGCCTCGCACCCAAGCATCAAGATCTGCGCGGCCCGGAAATCCTGAGCAATCTCTTTCCCGTTGATCAACCAGCGCAGGGCCAACTGTGGCGCTATCTCTTTCGCACCCAATTGCTTCGCGAAGTATATGCCCTGTTGCCCGAAGATGTCGTACTCCCCCGCGTAAACGACCTGCCGGTGATGTATCTGGCAGCCGCGTTGGCTTCCCGCTACGTCTCGGTGCCGAACCGCCTCTACCGTTACCACTTCGGGCGCGGGGGTAGTGGGCGGGTCGTCGACACAATCGAAAGGGCACAATTCTACGCTAAGGCGATCGATTCCATCGACAGTGTGCGACCGGCCGTTCAAACGATCGCTCGGACGAGCATCGACCCAACTTCCTTGCTCAACAACTTCGAGTCGGTGCGTCTATCGATCATCGGGTACGTATGCGCATACCTCTTGAAGCACACCCGCAGCGACCTCCAAGAGGCGGTACTTAACGACCTGCACGCGCGCGTGCCCCCAGCCGATGTCGTCGTCGCAGCCGTACGCTTCTACCCGGAATGCCTGCCGGCGCTCAAAGCGCACACCACCCAAATTCGACTCAGGGACCGACCTGTCCAGAGCGTGCTGCTCACGACTCGAACCGTCACCACTGGAGGTGTCTCCGCTGTACTGCTTGCCCAGGCCCGGTACCTGATGCAGGCGGGATTCCGTGTAACGATAGTTGCTCGGCGATATGGGAGTGACCCCGGTGCCGTTCCCCCGGGCGCCAGTTTCGTGGAAATGGTGGGGCACGGCCTCCCCGAACGACTCGTCGAGTGGGCCGGGATCTGTCGTAAACATGACGTCGATGTCATCGTTGACCACCAGGTGCTGTACAGCCGTGACTGGCCGGAGTATGCGCTCGTCGCACGCAGCCTCGGTGTTGCGAGCATCGGCTGGCTCCACAACTTCGCAGGACGACCGATTTACGATCTCAACGGTCTACACGAGTTGTTGAAGGCCAACGCACCGCTACTCGAAACCCTGGTTACGCTTTCGCCGCTCGATGTCGCATTCTGGAAGCTTCGCGGGGTTCAGCATTCCGTGTATGTGCCAAACCCACCGTCGCCTATGTTGCTCGAGTCTGCTAGCAAGTCCCGTCCAAAGCAGTTGTCAGGCCGACGGGTTGAGCTGATGTGGTGGGGGCGCCTCGACGAACACACCAAGCAGGTGAGCCAGCTCATCGAGGTCGCCGACCAACTGCGCAAGCTGTCCGTCGATTTCCACCTCACCGTGATCGGGCCGGACTGGGCAGACTGGAGCGCGGCACGGTTCAACACGATTGTCCGTAAGCGGCGACTCGATGGCCTTGTTGAGGCCGTCGGCGAGATGCGCGGTCAGCAACTCATCGATGCGATCGACAGCGCGGACGCCTTCGTAAGCACCAGCATTATCGAGGGTTACCAACTCACGATCGCCGAAGCACAAGTGCGCGGACTCCCTGTCTTTATGTACGAGCTACCCTGGCTCACGCTGGTGCAGAGAAACGACGGCATCGTGACGGCTCCCCAGGGCGACGCTGCCACGCTCGCGTTGCGCATAGCGGCGGTCTTCACATCTCCGGAACGCTATACGGATCTCTCTCGGGCGTCCCTCGCGGCGGCCGCCCGGGAACTCTCCCACGACTTCGGCCGGCTGTATGAGCAGGTGGTCACGGACACGCTCCCCCCGAGCTCTCTCCGGAACCGACACTCGCCGATGCCAAACAGCTCCTAG
- a CDS encoding ABC transporter permease, whose translation MAQYKLVGDLLQNRLGMLWLVLRPLFLAAIYGTLFGALLSSAARPHDWVPYLLTGVFTFQFFTGCFGGGARAITGNARLVQSLGFPRILLPVSVVIEQALRIVPIFVLLVVLLPVFGVPFRWSWLLVIPILGLMALFNFGVAMIVARMSVWARDVQQFIPVINRVLFYASAIFFQVDLIFADRPILLTIAHLVPTYDFIALVRDVTLVGHQAPLLAVIAAPVWTVLALGIGVVYFWNAEARYGLSD comes from the coding sequence TTGGCCCAGTACAAGCTCGTCGGCGATCTTCTCCAGAACCGTCTCGGGATGCTCTGGCTCGTATTGCGACCCTTGTTCCTGGCAGCGATCTATGGCACGCTCTTCGGTGCACTGCTGTCGAGCGCAGCCCGACCACACGACTGGGTTCCGTACCTACTCACTGGAGTTTTCACCTTTCAGTTCTTCACAGGTTGCTTCGGGGGAGGCGCCCGCGCGATTACAGGCAACGCGCGGCTTGTGCAGAGTCTCGGATTTCCGCGTATTCTCTTGCCGGTCTCAGTTGTGATCGAGCAGGCACTGCGTATCGTCCCCATCTTCGTGCTACTCGTGGTTCTTCTGCCAGTCTTCGGCGTCCCATTCCGTTGGTCGTGGTTACTGGTGATCCCGATCTTGGGGCTTATGGCATTGTTCAACTTTGGGGTCGCGATGATTGTCGCACGTATGTCGGTATGGGCGCGCGACGTTCAGCAGTTCATCCCAGTCATCAATCGAGTCCTCTTCTATGCGAGCGCAATCTTCTTTCAAGTGGATCTGATCTTCGCAGATCGCCCCATATTGCTGACGATCGCGCACCTCGTTCCGACGTATGACTTCATCGCCTTGGTGCGGGACGTCACGCTTGTCGGGCACCAGGCGCCGTTGCTCGCGGTGATCGCTGCGCCAGTCTGGACGGTGCTAGCACTCGGCATCGGCGTCGTCTACTTCTGGAACGCCGAGGCGAGGTACGGCCTCAGTGACTGA
- a CDS encoding ABC transporter ATP-binding protein, translating to MMVVDDAHVTYRVYASGKHATKRDRMFSLKALRGGRGLKTVPALRGVTFTASEGETIGVVGHNGSGKSTLFRAMSGLIPTSEGTILAAARPVLLGINAALVPDLSGENNIKLGLLAMGFTPEEAAAHVDEIADFAELNEFIHHPMRTYSSGMGARLRFAIASAKAHSILLIDEALSVGDRRFKVKSEERIRELRDSAGLVMIVSHSAGSLRDTCERVLWIHQGELRADGPAKDVIDEYTKWTKQPGRGAVGAASAASTKPATKAAKAKTSGPALVAAGATSVVTAMGAAGEGAATKTGQLQAVAQTTAPVATIVSTGAGRTGSIPRPSPRDIERRHRHRAAGRELARRRLIRAAITGGGILLAIGAGAALALVANLGVPADAVAGTTPTTSRTAGDDAPAIIRSFGVNATTVTCDAPEGTAKVQLNWSIENAASVAVSAGAPDAGATGKPLLANLPAVAKATSVTFPCTKEAWSYTITAGGDDGDQVTSVVTVKRKLAPETPSPAPYQPQRPQQPQPQPEQTQPSPTQPAPTQSAPPVNPSPTTAPSDPPATTEPEDPAPSTNPTESPVPDPSATTDPGGGAGAGGSGTGDEAGG from the coding sequence ATGATGGTCGTCGATGACGCTCACGTCACATACCGGGTGTATGCGTCGGGAAAGCATGCCACCAAGCGCGACCGCATGTTCAGCCTGAAAGCGCTGCGCGGCGGACGAGGCCTCAAGACAGTTCCCGCGTTGCGCGGTGTGACCTTCACAGCATCTGAGGGCGAGACGATCGGCGTCGTGGGCCACAATGGCTCGGGCAAATCCACGTTGTTTCGTGCGATGAGCGGGCTCATTCCGACCTCGGAGGGCACGATATTGGCCGCGGCACGTCCTGTGCTGCTGGGCATCAACGCTGCACTGGTGCCAGACCTCTCCGGCGAGAACAACATTAAACTCGGATTGCTCGCGATGGGATTCACGCCTGAAGAGGCGGCCGCGCACGTCGATGAGATCGCCGACTTCGCAGAACTCAACGAGTTCATTCATCACCCCATGCGCACTTACTCCTCGGGCATGGGAGCGCGGCTACGTTTCGCCATTGCATCGGCAAAGGCGCACTCCATCCTGCTGATCGATGAAGCGCTCTCGGTCGGTGACCGTCGATTTAAGGTGAAGAGCGAAGAGCGCATCCGTGAGCTTCGCGATAGCGCGGGTCTCGTGATGATCGTGAGCCACTCGGCGGGCTCGCTGCGCGACACGTGCGAGCGTGTGTTGTGGATTCACCAGGGCGAGTTGAGAGCCGATGGCCCCGCCAAAGACGTGATCGACGAGTACACGAAGTGGACGAAGCAGCCCGGGCGGGGAGCGGTCGGTGCCGCATCGGCGGCGAGCACGAAGCCGGCTACGAAGGCCGCCAAAGCGAAGACCTCTGGACCGGCACTGGTCGCCGCGGGCGCGACGTCGGTGGTCACCGCGATGGGTGCTGCCGGCGAGGGTGCGGCCACCAAGACGGGACAGCTTCAGGCGGTCGCCCAGACCACTGCACCCGTTGCCACCATCGTGTCAACGGGTGCAGGCCGCACGGGGTCGATCCCGCGCCCGAGTCCTCGCGACATCGAGCGTCGACACCGCCATCGGGCGGCGGGCCGCGAGCTCGCGCGTCGCAGGCTGATCAGAGCTGCGATCACCGGTGGCGGCATCCTGCTCGCCATCGGGGCAGGTGCGGCGCTCGCATTGGTCGCGAACCTCGGTGTCCCGGCAGACGCGGTGGCCGGCACCACACCCACGACGTCGCGGACCGCGGGCGATGATGCGCCGGCCATTATTCGCAGCTTCGGTGTGAATGCGACGACCGTGACCTGCGATGCACCGGAGGGGACCGCGAAGGTTCAGCTCAATTGGTCAATCGAGAACGCGGCAAGCGTGGCGGTGAGTGCTGGGGCACCGGATGCTGGAGCCACAGGCAAGCCGTTGTTGGCAAATCTGCCTGCCGTGGCGAAGGCCACGTCGGTGACCTTCCCGTGCACGAAGGAGGCGTGGTCGTACACGATCACCGCGGGCGGTGACGACGGCGATCAGGTCACCTCCGTGGTGACAGTGAAGCGGAAGCTAGCCCCCGAGACGCCCTCGCCGGCACCTTATCAGCCGCAGAGACCTCAGCAGCCACAGCCGCAGCCGGAGCAGACTCAGCCGAGTCCGACGCAACCTGCGCCAACACAGTCGGCGCCACCCGTGAACCCCTCACCCACGACGGCGCCTTCAGACCCGCCGGCGACGACGGAACCGGAAGATCCCGCGCCAAGCACGAACCCCACAGAATCCCCAGTGCCGGACCCTTCGGCGACAACCGATCCGGGCGGAGGAGCGGGCGCGGGCGGCTCCGGCACCGGTGACGAAGCCGGCGGGTGA
- a CDS encoding glycosyltransferase codes for MSPAPLVSIVMPVFDDETTITSALESALRQTLADIEIICVDDASTDGTTAVIERFRARDPRVRLLRHERNLTAFQARRTGILAASAQYVLFLDGDDELHPDAAQKALAAAQAAGADLVGFGVTVVEKDGRTGGAYERRLQPKHDALEGTAVLQGLFPIDKPAQGQLWRYLFRATVLREACELLPDHLALPRVNDLPLLFLVVGLATKYVSISDKLYRYHFGRGGSGHRVDSVERAVFYTSAIESIDSIRDGIVTLAKTHTDAAVLLDTYASARLSIVGYVCSQLIEHSDSAVLDASLAHLHTVTSAHDIVHAAARFYPATLSTLKFHTHWQGYGAGPVRSILLATSTLRTGGVSAVIASQARYLLDAGYRVTVVARNQGSDPTTLPERAEFVELAKRALLEQLEEWAEICRTHEVDVVIDHQILYTNSWPEFALMARAEGASTVGWIHNFIARPIYDGNRRLSLIERCSNTLAQLIVLSPLDVAYFKLRGVSHTAHVPNPPSPLLIESSTHAVKKSPPTDRIELVWWGRLEQRTKQVSELIEVGVELRRLSVRFHLTVIGPDWDDLTAKKFNSRARRRHVGDQVVAIGPRRGAQLVEAIDVADAFVSTSIIEGYQLTIAEAQARGLPVFMYELPWLTLVKDNEGIVAVEQGNARRMAREIADLIGDAQRYERLSINSLAAAQRARSYDFAQLYRGVVTGTLPPEFSPEPTEADARELLGLLVFFAEHPHGKSRDINQLSSPLGARIWQSAAPIGRSALRLLPGLRPLAHRAKGWLRAH; via the coding sequence ATGTCGCCTGCGCCTCTTGTCTCGATTGTGATGCCGGTCTTCGACGACGAGACGACGATTACCTCCGCCCTTGAAAGCGCACTTCGGCAGACGCTCGCCGACATCGAAATCATCTGCGTCGACGACGCATCCACCGACGGTACGACCGCGGTGATCGAACGATTCCGCGCTCGGGATCCGCGCGTGCGCCTTCTCAGGCACGAGCGAAACCTCACCGCATTCCAAGCCCGTCGCACGGGAATTCTGGCCGCCTCTGCACAGTACGTGCTGTTCCTCGACGGTGACGACGAACTCCACCCGGATGCCGCACAGAAGGCACTTGCCGCGGCTCAGGCAGCGGGGGCAGACCTCGTGGGCTTCGGGGTGACGGTCGTCGAGAAGGACGGCCGCACGGGCGGGGCCTACGAGCGCCGGCTGCAACCGAAGCACGACGCGCTCGAGGGCACCGCCGTTCTGCAGGGCCTGTTTCCCATCGACAAGCCGGCCCAAGGTCAACTGTGGCGCTACCTGTTCCGCGCAACCGTGCTCCGCGAGGCATGCGAGCTGCTGCCTGACCACCTCGCACTCCCCCGCGTGAACGACCTGCCGCTGCTGTTCCTCGTGGTGGGACTGGCAACGAAGTACGTTTCGATCAGCGACAAGCTGTACCGCTACCACTTCGGTCGGGGCGGTAGCGGGCACCGGGTCGACAGCGTCGAGCGTGCGGTGTTCTACACGTCCGCGATCGAATCGATCGACAGCATCCGAGATGGCATCGTCACCCTCGCGAAGACGCATACCGACGCCGCCGTCCTGCTCGACACGTATGCATCCGCACGCCTCTCGATCGTCGGCTACGTGTGCTCTCAGCTGATCGAACACAGTGACAGCGCCGTGCTCGATGCATCGCTGGCGCACCTGCACACCGTGACTTCCGCCCATGACATCGTCCACGCGGCCGCACGCTTCTATCCGGCTACCCTCAGCACGCTGAAGTTCCACACTCACTGGCAGGGCTACGGTGCAGGGCCGGTGCGCAGCATCCTGCTGGCGACATCGACGCTGCGTACGGGGGGCGTCTCAGCAGTGATAGCGTCGCAGGCACGGTATCTGCTTGACGCCGGCTATCGGGTGACGGTGGTGGCGCGCAATCAGGGCAGTGACCCCACCACACTGCCCGAGCGCGCGGAGTTCGTCGAACTGGCCAAACGTGCGCTTCTCGAGCAACTCGAAGAGTGGGCAGAGATCTGCCGCACGCACGAGGTCGATGTCGTGATCGATCACCAGATCCTCTATACGAACTCGTGGCCCGAATTCGCGCTCATGGCACGTGCCGAGGGTGCGTCGACGGTCGGCTGGATTCACAACTTCATCGCCCGGCCGATATATGACGGCAACCGACGCCTCTCGCTGATCGAGCGCTGCAGCAACACACTCGCTCAGCTCATCGTGCTCTCGCCTCTGGATGTCGCCTACTTCAAACTGCGCGGCGTATCTCACACTGCCCACGTGCCAAACCCTCCATCGCCGTTGCTGATCGAGTCATCGACGCACGCCGTGAAGAAATCACCGCCGACCGACCGCATCGAGCTGGTGTGGTGGGGGCGCCTCGAGCAACGCACGAAGCAGGTGAGCGAGTTGATCGAAGTCGGAGTCGAACTGCGCCGACTCTCCGTGCGCTTTCACCTGACTGTCATCGGTCCCGATTGGGACGACCTCACCGCGAAGAAGTTCAATTCGCGAGCCCGCCGGCGTCACGTGGGTGATCAGGTCGTGGCGATCGGTCCGCGACGTGGCGCTCAGCTGGTCGAGGCGATCGATGTTGCAGATGCCTTCGTCTCCACCAGCATCATCGAGGGCTACCAGCTCACAATTGCAGAGGCGCAGGCCCGGGGACTTCCCGTCTTCATGTACGAACTTCCCTGGCTGACTCTTGTGAAAGACAACGAGGGCATCGTGGCGGTCGAGCAGGGTAATGCCCGCCGCATGGCACGAGAGATCGCCGATCTGATCGGCGACGCGCAGCGATACGAGCGCCTCTCGATCAACTCGCTCGCCGCGGCACAACGCGCACGCTCATACGACTTCGCCCAACTGTATCGGGGCGTCGTGACCGGCACGTTGCCGCCTGAGTTCTCCCCTGAACCCACCGAGGCTGATGCGCGAGAACTTCTGGGGTTGTTGGTGTTCTTCGCCGAGCACCCGCACGGAAAGAGTCGCGATATCAACCAGCTGAGCTCACCATTGGGCGCGCGGATCTGGCAGTCCGCCGCGCCCATTGGACGCTCGGCACTACGTCTACTCCCTGGTCTTCGACCTCTTGCTCACCGTGCGAAGGGGTGGCTGCGCGCTCACTAA
- a CDS encoding UDP-glucose dehydrogenase family protein, whose product MRLSVIGCGYLGAVHAAAMASIGHEVVGIDVDQAKIDRLARGEAPFFEPGLNEILAEGVASGRLTFSTDMAAARGAAVHFVGVGTPQQQGSYSADLTYVDAAFASLVHQLRPGDIVAGKSTVPVGTAARLAELVAPTGATLVWNPEFLREGWAVQDTIDPDRLVAGVPAGAEGERAADILREVYHTAIAKKTPFIVTDYATAELVKVAANAFLATKISFINAMAEIAEVTGADVTQLADAIGHDGRIGRRFLGAGIGFGGGCLPKDIRAFSARAEELGKSESVAFLREVDAINLRRRDRAVELTLEALGGSAFEKRVAILGAAFKPHSDDIRDSPALDVAVRLHGLGASVVVTDPEAIENARLAQPQLEYIADRDEALRDADAVVVVTEWEEYRHQLNPAHAAELVKGRAVVDGRNCLDAQAWRDAGWAYYGLGRPRV is encoded by the coding sequence ATGCGTCTTTCTGTGATCGGCTGTGGATACCTCGGTGCTGTGCATGCTGCGGCGATGGCGTCGATCGGTCATGAAGTGGTCGGAATCGACGTCGACCAGGCGAAGATCGACCGACTCGCGCGAGGCGAAGCACCCTTCTTCGAGCCTGGCCTGAACGAGATCCTCGCCGAGGGCGTGGCATCCGGACGCCTGACCTTCAGCACTGACATGGCCGCCGCTCGCGGCGCCGCCGTGCACTTCGTGGGAGTGGGAACGCCGCAGCAGCAAGGCAGCTACAGCGCCGACCTCACATATGTCGATGCGGCCTTCGCCTCGCTCGTGCACCAGTTGCGACCGGGCGACATCGTGGCGGGTAAGTCGACGGTGCCCGTGGGAACCGCGGCTCGCCTTGCGGAACTTGTCGCGCCGACCGGCGCGACGCTCGTGTGGAACCCCGAGTTCTTGCGCGAGGGCTGGGCTGTGCAAGACACCATCGACCCCGACCGCCTCGTCGCCGGTGTGCCTGCGGGCGCCGAGGGAGAGCGCGCGGCTGACATCCTTCGCGAGGTGTACCACACCGCTATCGCGAAGAAGACGCCGTTCATCGTGACCGACTATGCGACCGCCGAGCTCGTGAAGGTCGCGGCCAACGCTTTCCTTGCGACCAAGATCTCGTTCATCAATGCCATGGCCGAGATCGCCGAGGTGACTGGAGCCGATGTCACACAGCTGGCCGACGCCATCGGCCACGACGGCAGAATCGGCCGTCGCTTTCTGGGCGCGGGGATCGGCTTCGGCGGTGGCTGCCTGCCGAAGGACATTCGCGCGTTCTCTGCCCGTGCCGAAGAACTTGGCAAGAGCGAGTCGGTCGCGTTCCTGCGCGAAGTGGACGCCATCAACTTGCGTCGTCGCGATCGGGCGGTTGAACTGACGCTCGAAGCGCTGGGCGGCTCGGCATTCGAGAAGCGCGTCGCCATCTTGGGCGCCGCGTTCAAACCGCACAGCGACGACATCCGCGATTCGCCCGCACTTGACGTGGCCGTTCGGCTGCACGGGCTCGGCGCGTCGGTCGTCGTCACCGACCCCGAAGCGATCGAGAACGCCCGGCTCGCGCAGCCGCAGCTCGAGTACATCGCAGATCGTGACGAAGCGCTGCGGGATGCTGACGCCGTAGTGGTCGTCACGGAGTGGGAGGAATACCGGCACCAGCTAAACCCCGCTCATGCAGCCGAGCTCGTGAAGGGACGTGCCGTCGTCGACGGACGCAACTGCCTCGACGCGCAGGCGTGGCGCGATGCGGGCTGGGCGTACTACGGCCTGGGGCGCCCCCGGGTCTGA
- a CDS encoding glycosyl hydrolase — MPHRRARFLVALCALAATITGCTAVSTPSPKPTSATPTPTPTPTAEAAPQRQPTRVAAAAGSFENWSAASNHTVGEVGPAVGLATSGTVAAMVDAPVLASGGATVLSTTVALVAGSTYTFSAQMQPLTESLEAGALTATVSDTKIASPALPVSTWTEVTGSVTVPASAKKGELKIALSVPARRVMIDDVSLTAADGTQLVKNGSFEKVSGGALIDNTSLIMSTDYATVAVAAPAGAVQWKATRPDGTVTGQGTITASGSLSAIPLIGVPQGFYSLTVKDAKGHTATTPMGVVDTPAYDIPLDPRFGTTVHLKEEGSRGQARYAGMLGIGTIRSDVLWRLNETTRGTYSWDKRYESEFARAHASGLQLSAIVNYGNQVYGNPVVPTGPDEIAAYGKYAAAVASHYKPTSIEIFNEFNQERFNKNACGITADCYMALVKSVNKNVRAVDPKITLIGGATANYPSSWFDRLWSLGGLKYVDAMSFHPYQANSHPETVASLIADAHKVSANHNGGKALPVWITETGSSSKTGGRTPTNQGQFLMKILSSELAAGAASAMWYDLKNTTTNAADHEGNFGLYEYQSRQNTAALAPKPTAYDQALLIASLNGRASAGTVKPGKNVVAQAFGKDDSRVYVVWTTDAKPSTASLPASGPVDVVASDGSFTTIQPSAGKVSVTVPNVPVLVRPSTLDKEPATTTVK, encoded by the coding sequence ATGCCCCACCGCCGTGCACGCTTTTTGGTCGCCTTATGCGCCCTCGCCGCCACGATCACCGGGTGCACGGCCGTGTCGACGCCCAGCCCAAAGCCGACCAGCGCGACCCCGACGCCGACACCCACACCGACGGCAGAGGCAGCACCACAGCGTCAACCGACGCGCGTCGCTGCCGCCGCCGGCAGCTTCGAGAACTGGTCGGCCGCGTCTAACCACACCGTGGGCGAGGTCGGCCCGGCAGTCGGGTTGGCGACCTCGGGAACAGTGGCCGCGATGGTGGACGCCCCGGTCCTCGCCTCGGGCGGTGCGACAGTGCTCAGCACCACGGTCGCTCTCGTCGCCGGCAGCACGTATACGTTCAGCGCGCAGATGCAGCCGCTGACCGAGTCGCTGGAGGCCGGGGCGCTCACGGCGACAGTCAGCGACACGAAGATCGCGTCCCCGGCACTGCCGGTGAGCACATGGACCGAAGTGACCGGGTCGGTCACGGTGCCCGCCAGCGCGAAGAAGGGCGAGTTGAAGATCGCACTGTCCGTACCCGCGCGTCGCGTGATGATCGATGATGTCTCGCTGACTGCGGCAGACGGCACGCAGCTGGTGAAGAACGGATCGTTCGAAAAGGTCTCGGGCGGCGCCCTGATCGACAACACCTCCTTGATCATGAGCACGGATTACGCCACCGTCGCCGTCGCCGCACCCGCGGGGGCCGTGCAGTGGAAGGCCACCCGCCCGGATGGAACCGTCACCGGTCAGGGCACCATCACAGCTTCGGGTTCGCTCAGCGCCATTCCCCTGATCGGCGTGCCTCAGGGCTTCTACTCACTCACCGTCAAAGACGCAAAGGGACATACCGCGACGACTCCTATGGGAGTGGTCGACACACCCGCCTACGACATCCCCCTCGATCCCCGTTTCGGCACGACGGTCCACCTCAAAGAAGAAGGCTCGCGAGGACAGGCGAGGTACGCCGGGATGCTGGGCATCGGCACCATCCGCAGCGACGTGCTCTGGCGCCTCAATGAAACGACACGTGGCACCTACTCATGGGACAAGCGCTATGAGTCCGAGTTCGCCCGCGCCCACGCCAGCGGACTGCAGCTGAGCGCCATCGTCAACTATGGCAACCAGGTGTACGGGAACCCCGTCGTTCCCACGGGACCCGACGAGATCGCCGCATACGGCAAGTATGCAGCCGCGGTCGCGTCGCACTACAAGCCGACATCGATCGAGATCTTCAACGAGTTCAATCAGGAGCGCTTCAACAAGAACGCCTGCGGAATCACCGCCGACTGCTACATGGCTCTGGTCAAGAGCGTGAACAAGAACGTTCGCGCGGTCGACCCGAAGATCACGCTGATCGGTGGCGCCACCGCCAACTATCCCTCGTCGTGGTTCGACCGACTGTGGAGCCTGGGCGGTCTGAAATACGTCGATGCCATGAGCTTTCACCCCTACCAGGCCAACAGCCATCCCGAGACCGTCGCATCGCTCATCGCCGACGCCCACAAGGTGAGCGCCAACCACAACGGCGGCAAGGCACTGCCGGTGTGGATCACCGAAACCGGGTCGTCGTCCAAGACCGGCGGTCGCACTCCGACGAACCAGGGTCAGTTCCTCATGAAGATCCTGTCGTCGGAGCTTGCGGCCGGTGCCGCCAGTGCGATGTGGTACGACCTGAAGAACACCACGACCAACGCCGCCGACCACGAAGGCAACTTCGGCCTGTACGAGTATCAGTCGCGCCAGAACACGGCGGCACTCGCGCCCAAACCCACCGCATACGATCAGGCCCTTCTCATCGCCTCGCTCAACGGTCGGGCCTCTGCGGGCACGGTGAAGCCGGGCAAGAACGTTGTGGCGCAAGCCTTCGGCAAGGACGACAGCCGCGTGTATGTCGTATGGACGACGGATGCCAAGCCGTCCACCGCATCTCTGCCCGCGAGCGGACCCGTCGACGTCGTCGCGTCGGACGGCTCATTCACGACCATTCAGCCGTCAGCCGGCAAGGTGAGCGTCACGGTGCCGAACGTTCCGGTGCTCGTGCGGCCTTCCACTCTCGATAAGGAGCCCGCGACCACCACGGTGAAGTAG